A part of Nitrospirota bacterium genomic DNA contains:
- a CDS encoding HEAT repeat domain-containing protein: MNSIKSESVIYNKDKEESDHVVKVSGLVQSISKAGKTMKIYPESSPVRKKMLDELRDRFSTALTLHGEITLRIRQFEIIYNDDVIYSNTSKEESLAFKLYIDGLREIRFSEGLDENEILGFISVITINYQKERQDNDIVTMLWEKDFKNIHYTAVDYMEEGASTTAETEPHISGSTDGSNFQGMFRAEMSKESRESKETTVKAVHTSGSNELEIEAIFNKPFHEIFILTQEEIEKIQQEMEMEEGMDLISELQDILFHILQIEEAIDIYSEMVNGITDTIKSSVLAGDFSRSIPVLTTLKTLSVTENNFSPEHAGEVQNAVDSLGDENFLNRLLMSINANKLIDISPVFSLLTMLNKNAVYSLINIAGTVEQMKIRRLICDALAQLAGDDIEPLIKRLYDTNRYLVRNVVYVLGKIGNADAIKYLRRIKDHEDPKIRKELVHAFSEINKEEAKDALIYFLEDEDSTVRITALRNITIHAYRKAVPAILNIITGEDFEVKDASEKKELFETLGTLGSLENIPILRDMLMRRARIFGKSKIEEQRTLAAISLKKMATPESIAVLKEGLSNPDRGIRNICEEVLHERISQ, translated from the coding sequence ATGAATAGTATTAAATCAGAATCCGTTATATACAATAAAGATAAAGAAGAATCCGACCATGTAGTTAAGGTATCGGGTTTAGTCCAGTCCATATCAAAGGCAGGAAAGACCATGAAGATTTATCCTGAATCAAGTCCTGTCAGAAAAAAGATGTTAGATGAATTAAGAGACAGGTTCTCCACAGCACTTACCCTCCACGGAGAAATCACTCTAAGGATAAGACAGTTTGAAATAATTTATAATGACGATGTGATTTATTCAAACACCTCCAAAGAAGAAAGCCTTGCATTTAAATTATACATTGATGGATTAAGGGAGATCAGATTTAGTGAAGGGCTTGATGAAAATGAGATACTCGGTTTTATCAGTGTGATAACTATAAATTACCAAAAAGAGCGGCAAGACAACGATATAGTAACAATGCTCTGGGAAAAAGACTTTAAAAATATTCACTATACCGCAGTGGATTACATGGAAGAAGGTGCATCAACAACAGCAGAAACTGAACCCCACATTTCAGGCAGCACAGATGGCAGCAATTTTCAGGGAATGTTCCGGGCTGAGATGTCGAAGGAATCAAGAGAATCCAAAGAGACAACCGTTAAGGCTGTGCACACGTCAGGCAGTAATGAACTCGAGATAGAGGCAATTTTCAATAAACCTTTCCATGAAATCTTCATACTTACTCAGGAAGAGATAGAAAAGATACAGCAGGAAATGGAGATGGAAGAAGGGATGGACCTTATATCAGAGCTACAGGATATTCTATTCCATATCCTGCAGATAGAGGAGGCGATTGATATATACTCTGAGATGGTGAATGGTATAACCGACACTATCAAATCCTCTGTCCTTGCAGGTGATTTTTCCCGCAGTATACCGGTTCTTACAACCTTGAAAACCCTGTCGGTTACGGAAAACAACTTCAGTCCTGAACATGCAGGAGAGGTACAGAATGCCGTAGACTCTCTTGGCGATGAAAATTTTTTAAACCGGTTGCTGATGTCAATAAATGCAAATAAGCTTATTGATATTTCGCCGGTCTTTTCGCTTCTCACAATGCTCAATAAAAACGCCGTTTATTCACTAATAAACATAGCTGGAACAGTTGAACAGATGAAGATAAGACGTCTTATCTGTGATGCACTTGCACAATTAGCAGGGGATGATATTGAACCGCTTATAAAAAGGCTGTACGACACCAACAGGTATTTAGTCAGAAATGTTGTGTACGTTCTCGGTAAGATTGGGAATGCAGATGCAATTAAGTATCTCAGGAGGATAAAAGACCATGAAGATCCTAAGATAAGAAAAGAACTGGTACATGCATTTTCCGAGATTAACAAAGAAGAAGCAAAGGATGCATTAATCTACTTTCTTGAAGATGAAGACAGTACTGTAAGGATTACTGCCTTAAGAAATATAACCATCCACGCATACAGGAAGGCCGTCCCAGCGATATTGAATATTATTACAGGAGAAGACTTTGAGGTAAAGGATGCCTCTGAAAAAAAGGAGCTGTTTGAAACATTAGGCACTTTGGGTTCACTGGAGAACATCCCGATTTTAAGGGACATGTTAATGAGACGTGCAAGGATATTCGGCAAGTCAAAGATAGAAGAACAACGGACTCTTGCTGCTATTTCACTGAAAAAGATGGCAACACCTGAATCTATTGCTGTACTAAAAGAAGGATTGTCAAACCCTGACAGGGGCATAAGAAATATCTGTGAGGAGGTTTTGCATGAAAGAATTTCTCAATAA